The following are encoded together in the Spiroplasma apis B31 genome:
- a CDS encoding lipoprotein, translated as MKKLLGILGAMGMIASTGASVVACGNKSSNGPGSDTEVNANNIDEKVKEYQKKLDRYNELQEKANKEKFTKDEKIEWIKLVVDILVMNYEICQIDKSKLPDDMTFGAAIETKEKLLKDLNENKSDEVKREFEDIWDEVVGYIDAAIAKYSK; from the coding sequence ATGAAAAAATTATTAGGAATATTGGGAGCAATGGGAATGATAGCTTCAACAGGAGCGAGTGTTGTTGCTTGTGGGAACAAGAGTAGTAATGGTCCTGGAAGCGATACAGAGGTAAATGCGAATAATATTGATGAAAAAGTTAAAGAATATCAAAAAAAATTAGATAGATACAACGAACTACAAGAAAAAGCTAATAAAGAAAAATTTACAAAAGACGAGAAAATTGAGTGGATAAAACTTGTTGTTGATATTCTGGTTATGAACTATGAAATATGTCAAATTGACAAAAGTAAGTTGCCGGACGACATGACTTTTGGGGCAGCAATCGAAACTAAAGAGAAACTATTAAAAGACCTAAATGAAAATAAAAGCGATGAAGTAAAGCGAGAATTTGAAGACATTTGGGACGAGGTTGTTGGTTATATTGATGCTGCAATTGCGAAATATTCAAAATAA